The following proteins are co-located in the Desulfobotulus pelophilus genome:
- a CDS encoding glycosyltransferase, translated as MKKKDPKKVWIGPIEIAGYYNNLSQGFKAIGIHHDYATFTPHPFKYGEEKNENKDVLLKIIKQLTHKRVEKPCLPIMVKLLLAGAAEFFKIIYFVKCLLHYDVFIFGFGHSLLTANMDIPILRIAGKTVIMNLGHGSEVRPSYMDGAAQSPDGLVQPDAYGLYCRALASKRKIRFIEKHANYIIGAPFSSTQFASQKMLNWFSIGIPYGMQPFVPVDDQNRGVDSDGFLDKKCLRILHSPSHPAAKGSAIIASAINNLRLKGYSIEFIELRNRPNSEVLEEIKSCDFVVDQIYSDTPMAGFATEAAWYGKPAVVGGYGFEYLKEKLSAEMYPPSHTCHPDEIEDAIEFLINHPDYRQMLGKQAQAFVTSHWTVQKVAERYFCLMEGRVPATWWIDPLKVFYLHGGGQSEKQTKDNIRKMVRAFGVSSLQLSHRPYLEKEALKFAGMEP; from the coding sequence GTGAAAAAAAAAGACCCGAAAAAAGTATGGATCGGCCCAATTGAAATAGCAGGCTATTATAATAATTTGTCTCAAGGTTTTAAAGCTATAGGCATTCATCACGATTACGCTACTTTTACCCCTCATCCTTTCAAATATGGTGAAGAAAAAAATGAAAACAAAGATGTTCTTTTAAAAATTATTAAACAATTAACTCATAAAAGAGTTGAAAAGCCATGTCTGCCAATCATGGTAAAGTTACTGCTGGCTGGTGCAGCTGAATTTTTCAAAATTATTTACTTCGTAAAGTGCCTCCTCCATTATGATGTGTTTATTTTTGGATTTGGCCACTCCTTACTCACAGCCAATATGGATATTCCGATACTTCGTATAGCGGGAAAAACCGTTATTATGAATTTGGGACATGGGAGTGAAGTGCGTCCTTCATACATGGATGGCGCAGCACAATCTCCGGATGGTCTGGTTCAGCCAGATGCTTATGGGCTTTATTGCCGCGCTTTAGCCAGTAAACGGAAAATTCGCTTTATAGAAAAACATGCAAACTATATTATAGGAGCCCCCTTCAGCTCGACACAGTTTGCAAGCCAAAAAATGTTGAACTGGTTTTCCATAGGAATTCCCTATGGAATGCAGCCTTTCGTGCCAGTGGATGATCAAAATCGAGGCGTGGATTCCGATGGGTTCTTGGATAAAAAATGCCTTCGCATCCTTCATTCTCCCTCTCACCCTGCCGCAAAAGGGTCGGCGATAATCGCTTCGGCCATAAATAATTTGCGGTTAAAAGGGTACTCAATAGAATTTATTGAGTTACGCAATCGTCCTAATAGTGAAGTTCTTGAGGAAATTAAAAGTTGTGATTTTGTCGTGGATCAAATTTATTCCGATACTCCCATGGCTGGCTTTGCCACGGAGGCAGCCTGGTATGGCAAGCCTGCTGTTGTGGGAGGATATGGTTTTGAATATTTGAAAGAAAAATTAAGCGCAGAAATGTATCCACCATCCCACACTTGCCATCCTGATGAAATTGAGGATGCCATAGAGTTTTTAATCAATCATCCTGACTATCGACAAATGCTGGGTAAACAAGCCCAGGCTTTTGTAACTTCCCATTGGACCGTTCAAAAAGTAGCGGAAAGATATTTTTGTCTGATGGAAGGCAGGGTGCCGGCGACCTGGTGGATTGATCCTTTAAAAGTTTTTTATCTGCATGGTGGCGGTCAATCTGAGAAACAGACAAAGGACAATATCCGGAAAATGGTGAGAGCGTTTGGCGTTTCATCTTTGCAGCTTTCCCATCGCCCATACCTTGAAAAAGAAGCGCTGAAGTTTGCTGGCATGGAGCCATGA
- a CDS encoding oligosaccharide flippase family protein, protein MLRTLLKDSAIYAIPALISRGLAFFLIPLYTRVLNPADYGSLDLMLIFANLVNLTVALEISQGVARFYTAEPDQKRRIQYASTSLWFTIACYTLFACVAFTGSGFVSKWVLGREGMEAVFQISLIYIWSNGLFCLIQNQFRWELRSKDYAVVSLLSTIGTAGVAVWLTVSLRWGLEGLLWGMAAGSFSGVLYGLWFLRRSFRFCFSFKRLWEMLRFSAPLVPSGIAVFVSTYIDRMMINYYLSVDELGLYGIGFRLASIAGLVMVGFQGALTPLIYTHYQDKETPWQLARVFRIFVALILLMFLFLASFAHDFLVIMTVPAYYGAAQVLVFLVPAVLLAQMYIFAPGISIAKKTSVILWINVAGAVCNTLLNWLLIPVMGIIGASLATMTGYVFIFCLYMMFSQRLYPVPHAWLPMAIAVGVILGLGLFVHFSAFDTLARMISGAVALLAAAITIYATGLITRSEVKVLLNSMLCLFKK, encoded by the coding sequence ATGCTTCGTACCCTCTTGAAAGACAGCGCAATTTATGCCATCCCTGCCTTAATTTCCCGAGGTTTAGCTTTTTTTCTCATTCCTTTATATACACGGGTTTTAAACCCGGCAGATTATGGCTCTCTGGACCTCATGCTGATATTTGCAAACCTTGTTAACCTGACGGTTGCTCTGGAAATATCTCAGGGAGTGGCACGTTTTTACACTGCAGAGCCCGATCAAAAACGAAGGATACAATATGCATCCACATCTTTGTGGTTTACTATAGCCTGTTATACGCTTTTTGCTTGTGTTGCCTTTACAGGTTCTGGTTTTGTTTCAAAATGGGTTCTGGGTCGTGAAGGAATGGAAGCAGTCTTTCAGATTTCCCTTATCTATATTTGGTCCAATGGCTTATTTTGCCTGATTCAGAATCAGTTTCGATGGGAGTTACGGAGTAAGGACTATGCGGTTGTCAGCCTTTTGTCCACTATTGGTACAGCAGGTGTTGCTGTCTGGCTTACGGTTAGCCTACGGTGGGGGCTAGAGGGTCTGCTGTGGGGTATGGCAGCGGGATCTTTTTCCGGTGTACTGTATGGGCTCTGGTTTTTGAGGCGAAGTTTTCGGTTTTGCTTCAGCTTTAAGCGGCTGTGGGAAATGCTTCGTTTTTCGGCACCTCTTGTGCCATCCGGTATTGCCGTTTTTGTAAGCACCTACATAGACCGGATGATGATTAATTATTATCTTTCAGTGGATGAATTGGGCTTATACGGTATTGGTTTTCGCCTTGCCAGTATTGCCGGATTGGTAATGGTAGGTTTTCAGGGTGCGTTGACACCACTTATATACACTCATTATCAGGATAAGGAAACACCATGGCAGTTGGCCCGTGTTTTTCGGATCTTTGTGGCCCTTATTTTGTTAATGTTTCTTTTCTTAGCCTCCTTTGCCCATGATTTTTTGGTCATCATGACTGTTCCTGCATATTATGGTGCGGCTCAGGTACTTGTTTTTCTTGTGCCTGCCGTATTGTTGGCACAGATGTATATTTTTGCGCCTGGAATCAGCATTGCTAAAAAAACATCCGTTATTCTTTGGATCAATGTGGCTGGTGCGGTATGTAATACGCTGCTTAACTGGCTTTTAATACCTGTAATGGGCATTATTGGGGCATCGCTGGCAACAATGACTGGCTATGTTTTTATTTTCTGTCTTTACATGATGTTCAGTCAGCGACTATATCCGGTCCCCCATGCATGGCTTCCGATGGCAATTGCGGTGGGAGTCATTTTGGGGTTGGGGTTGTTTGTTCATTTTTCAGCTTTTGACACATTGGCCCGTATGATTTCAGGAGCAGTGGCTTTACTGGCAGCAGCCATCACTATTTATGCTACAGGTTTGATAACAAGATCTGAGGTGAAAGTTTTGCTGAATTCTATGCTATGCCTCTTTAAAAAGTAA
- the asnB gene encoding asparagine synthase (glutamine-hydrolyzing): MCGIAGLWQADPTAEVMEKLKMALDRMCNRGPDDKDMFCTVSENQVLGLGHTRLSIIDLSAAGRQPMCSRDGRFSIVLNGEIYNYIELKKILRKKEYVFETETDTEVLLHAWREWGEACLLKLTGMFAFAVYDKLEKTITCARDAFGIKPFFYHSSKGCFAFASTASALMALLPQKPVLNFQKAYDYLVYGCYDNDADSFFSEVNHLLPGHLLQFNFQSKDETIELKRWWWPSIQETWQGSFHEAALYLRQLFLKNIKLHLRTDVPFGAALSGGVDSSAVVCAVRYLNPDISVRTFSYIARGSDIDEEKWVDLVNAYAGALAHKVFVSKENLIRDLDELIQAQDEPFGGTSIYAQYCVFRLAKENGVTVTLDGQGADELLAGYHGYPDARMLSMIEKGEWRKLFAFMNEWASWPGRSRKKVLLSFVSAVLPQRFRTRAMTFMGVSPTPEWLRNSVLKKRGVVFKIPFTQTAGETSRGRRLMHILRSSLTVSGLTPLLRHGDRNSMRFSIESRVPFLTTDVAEFLLSLPEEYLLSDKGQTKYIFREAMRGIVPDSILDRRDKIGFQTPENDWLIEMAPEVRKWLLHARNIDFIDYDNLLASFDAVIDGKIPFTWQVWRWVNFVRWHHYFFSA; the protein is encoded by the coding sequence ATGTGTGGAATAGCTGGATTATGGCAGGCGGATCCCACTGCTGAGGTAATGGAAAAATTAAAAATGGCTCTGGATCGAATGTGCAACAGGGGGCCTGATGATAAGGATATGTTCTGTACAGTATCGGAAAATCAGGTGTTGGGTCTGGGGCATACCCGTCTTTCCATCATTGATCTTTCCGCTGCAGGCCGACAACCTATGTGCTCACGTGACGGACGCTTTTCCATAGTTCTTAACGGTGAAATTTATAACTACATAGAGCTTAAAAAAATATTAAGAAAGAAAGAATACGTTTTTGAGACAGAAACGGATACGGAGGTTCTTCTTCACGCATGGAGGGAGTGGGGAGAAGCCTGTTTGCTGAAACTTACGGGTATGTTTGCCTTTGCTGTGTACGATAAACTCGAAAAAACAATTACCTGTGCAAGGGACGCGTTTGGGATCAAGCCTTTTTTTTATCATAGCAGTAAGGGTTGTTTTGCTTTTGCTTCCACGGCATCAGCCCTTATGGCACTTCTACCCCAAAAGCCAGTCCTGAATTTTCAAAAAGCTTACGATTATCTTGTTTATGGATGTTATGATAATGATGCAGATTCATTTTTTTCTGAAGTCAACCATCTGCTTCCGGGCCACCTTTTACAATTTAACTTTCAGAGTAAAGATGAAACAATTGAATTGAAACGGTGGTGGTGGCCCAGTATTCAGGAAACATGGCAAGGCTCTTTTCATGAAGCTGCTTTGTATTTACGTCAGTTATTTCTTAAAAATATTAAGCTGCATCTGAGAACAGACGTGCCATTTGGTGCCGCTCTTTCCGGTGGCGTGGATTCTTCCGCTGTGGTTTGTGCTGTACGTTATTTAAATCCGGATATCTCTGTGCGTACCTTCAGTTATATCGCAAGGGGATCAGACATTGATGAGGAAAAATGGGTTGATCTGGTCAATGCATATGCTGGTGCGCTTGCTCACAAGGTTTTTGTATCTAAGGAGAACCTTATAAGAGATCTGGACGAGCTGATTCAGGCGCAGGATGAACCCTTCGGCGGTACCAGTATTTATGCTCAGTACTGTGTTTTTCGCCTGGCGAAGGAGAATGGCGTAACCGTGACACTGGATGGGCAGGGAGCGGATGAGCTACTGGCTGGCTACCATGGCTATCCGGATGCCAGAATGCTCAGTATGATTGAAAAAGGTGAATGGAGGAAGCTCTTTGCTTTTATGAACGAGTGGGCCAGCTGGCCGGGACGTTCCAGAAAAAAAGTGCTGCTCTCTTTCGTCTCTGCTGTGCTTCCTCAACGATTCAGAACCAGGGCAATGACCTTTATGGGCGTTTCCCCGACGCCGGAATGGCTTAGAAACTCTGTTCTGAAAAAACGAGGTGTGGTTTTTAAGATACCCTTTACACAGACCGCAGGAGAAACCTCCAGAGGGCGCAGACTAATGCACATCTTGCGTTCTTCCCTGACTGTTTCAGGCCTGACCCCTTTGTTACGGCACGGAGACAGAAATTCCATGAGATTCTCCATTGAAAGCAGGGTACCATTCCTGACAACGGATGTGGCTGAATTCTTGCTGAGTCTTCCTGAAGAATATCTCCTTTCTGATAAGGGGCAGACAAAATATATTTTCCGCGAAGCCATGAGAGGTATTGTTCCTGACTCTATATTGGACCGCAGGGATAAAATTGGTTTTCAAACCCCTGAAAATGACTGGTTGATCGAGATGGCACCTGAGGTCAGAAAATGGCTTTTGCATGCCAGAAACATTGATTTTATTGACTACGATAATCTTTTGGCCTCCTTTGATGCTGTGATTGACGGAAAAATTCCCTTCACATGGCAGGTCTGGCGCTGGGTTAACTTTGTGCGTTGGCACCACTATTTTTTTTCTGCCTAA
- a CDS encoding nucleotide sugar dehydrogenase gives MTDAYKATVIQKYQEKKAIIGILGLGYVGLPLMLRYNEIGFSVLGIDIDADKVTKLNKGESYIEHIPSGKIATARNSGFEATSDFNRASECDALILCVPTPLNKYREPDISFVVNTTEAIKPFLRKGHIVSLESTTYPGTTEEELLPRLQEGGLVVGKDIFLVYSPEREDPGNPDFETRTIPKVIGGHTAACLEVGISLYEQAIDRVVPVSSAKAAEMTKLLENIHRAVNIGLVNEMKVVADKMGIDIHEVIHAAATKPFGFVPYYPGPGLGGHCIPIDPFYLTWKAREYGLNTRFIELAGEVNSSMPDYVVNKVLLALNERKKSIKGSRILVLGIAYKKNVDDMRESPSVMIMEKLRDLGAEIAYSDTHVPVFPKMREHHFDLSSTPLTEENLKACDCVVLATDHDRFDYDLIRTHSSLIVDSRGKYLVPEGHIVKA, from the coding sequence ATGACAGATGCATATAAGGCCACGGTGATTCAGAAATACCAAGAAAAAAAAGCAATAATAGGCATCCTGGGACTTGGGTATGTGGGCCTGCCCCTTATGCTGCGTTATAACGAGATAGGGTTTTCCGTTCTGGGGATTGATATTGATGCGGATAAAGTGACGAAACTGAATAAGGGCGAAAGCTATATCGAGCATATCCCTTCTGGGAAAATTGCAACAGCACGTAATTCCGGTTTTGAAGCCACCTCCGATTTCAACAGGGCAAGTGAGTGTGATGCTCTGATTCTTTGTGTGCCTACTCCCTTGAACAAATACCGGGAGCCGGATATTTCGTTTGTGGTGAACACAACGGAAGCCATCAAGCCTTTTTTAAGAAAAGGGCATATTGTTTCACTGGAAAGTACAACCTATCCCGGAACAACAGAAGAAGAGTTGCTGCCAAGGCTGCAAGAGGGTGGACTTGTGGTAGGAAAAGATATTTTCCTTGTCTATTCACCGGAGAGGGAAGATCCGGGCAATCCGGATTTTGAAACGCGGACCATTCCCAAGGTAATAGGCGGGCATACTGCTGCCTGCCTTGAAGTAGGGATTTCGCTCTATGAACAGGCCATCGACAGGGTAGTTCCGGTAAGCTCGGCTAAGGCTGCGGAAATGACCAAGCTTCTGGAAAATATCCACAGGGCCGTGAATATTGGTCTTGTTAATGAAATGAAGGTTGTTGCGGATAAAATGGGCATTGATATCCATGAAGTTATTCATGCCGCAGCCACGAAACCGTTCGGATTTGTTCCCTACTATCCCGGTCCTGGCCTTGGTGGCCACTGCATTCCCATTGATCCGTTCTACCTGACATGGAAGGCCCGTGAGTATGGCCTCAATACCCGTTTTATTGAGCTGGCTGGAGAAGTGAATTCTTCCATGCCGGACTATGTGGTAAACAAAGTGCTTCTTGCCCTGAATGAAAGGAAAAAATCCATCAAGGGTAGCAGAATTCTTGTTCTGGGCATTGCTTATAAAAAGAATGTGGACGACATGAGGGAAAGTCCATCTGTCATGATTATGGAAAAACTCCGTGATCTGGGTGCGGAAATTGCCTATTCAGACACCCATGTGCCGGTTTTCCCCAAAATGAGGGAGCATCATTTTGATCTTTCCAGTACTCCTCTGACGGAAGAAAACCTGAAAGCCTGTGACTGCGTGGTGCTGGCAACGGATCATGATCGTTTTGATTATGACCTCATTCGTACCCATTCAAGCCTGATTGTGGACAGCCGCGGAAAATACCTTGTGCCGGAAGGGCATATTGTGAAAGCATAA
- a CDS encoding DegT/DnrJ/EryC1/StrS family aminotransferase has product MDVLLDVNIILDVCAVRKPWFHKSFETMECCRRSGGQVWVYAGSVQTLHYTLANVHLQQAMENEENISRKACLEIAARQLKAFTENIQWLSALSGECDVFEDQDPEDRQLICSLDRFTKGSIALITRDQGLLSRGDSRILTPDAYIDQSKEGQSIPFIDLAAQQRSIRPAIEKNIHKVLAHGQYIMGPEIKELEERLAAYAGTKHAIGVASGTDALQIALMALGIGAGDEVITTPFSFIATAEIIALLGAKPIFVDVCPKTYNMNPDFIEAAITPKTKAIMPVSLYGQCADLDAINAIASRHNLPVIEDAAQSFGATYKGRKSCSLSTIGCTSFFPSKPLGGYGDGGACFTDDDKLAKAMREIRVHGQDRRYHHPRIGFNGRLDTLQAAILLAKLDIFPDEVEKRGRIGAQYSEKIQTECPGMVTPYIEEWNTSVYAQYTVQVENRDAIQNLLKENDIPTAVHYPIPLHLQPVFAGQKVSLPVSETLAKKVMSLPMHPLLDEDTIKKIVAVLKKGV; this is encoded by the coding sequence ATGGATGTTCTTCTTGATGTAAATATCATACTGGATGTCTGTGCTGTACGGAAGCCATGGTTTCATAAGTCCTTTGAAACCATGGAGTGTTGCCGCAGATCCGGCGGGCAGGTATGGGTGTATGCTGGCTCTGTGCAGACCCTGCACTATACCCTTGCCAATGTGCATCTGCAGCAGGCCATGGAAAATGAAGAAAATATTTCCAGAAAAGCCTGTCTGGAAATAGCAGCCAGACAACTGAAGGCCTTTACAGAAAATATCCAGTGGCTTTCTGCCCTTTCGGGTGAATGCGATGTTTTTGAAGATCAGGACCCGGAGGACAGGCAACTCATCTGCTCTCTGGATCGTTTCACTAAGGGTTCCATTGCCTTAATTACCAGGGATCAGGGCCTGCTTTCACGGGGAGATTCCCGGATTTTAACACCAGATGCCTATATTGATCAGTCAAAGGAAGGTCAATCCATTCCCTTCATCGACCTCGCCGCCCAGCAGCGAAGCATCCGCCCAGCTATAGAAAAAAACATCCATAAAGTCCTTGCCCATGGCCAGTACATCATGGGGCCTGAAATCAAGGAGCTTGAAGAACGCCTTGCCGCCTATGCAGGTACAAAACATGCCATTGGCGTTGCCAGCGGTACGGATGCCCTCCAGATTGCCCTCATGGCCTTGGGCATTGGCGCAGGGGATGAGGTCATTACAACCCCCTTTTCTTTCATTGCCACAGCAGAAATCATTGCCCTTCTTGGGGCAAAGCCCATTTTTGTGGATGTATGCCCCAAAACATACAACATGAATCCGGATTTCATCGAAGCAGCCATTACTCCCAAAACAAAAGCCATCATGCCGGTCAGCCTTTATGGACAGTGTGCGGATTTAGATGCCATCAATGCCATTGCCTCAAGGCACAATTTGCCCGTCATTGAGGATGCGGCCCAGTCCTTTGGGGCCACATACAAGGGAAGAAAATCATGTTCCCTTTCCACCATTGGCTGTACATCCTTCTTTCCATCCAAACCCCTTGGCGGGTATGGTGATGGCGGGGCCTGTTTTACGGATGATGATAAGCTTGCCAAAGCCATGCGGGAAATTCGTGTACATGGTCAGGACAGGCGTTACCACCATCCCCGCATAGGCTTTAACGGCAGGCTGGATACCCTTCAGGCGGCTATCCTCCTTGCCAAGCTGGATATTTTCCCGGATGAAGTGGAAAAACGGGGCCGCATTGGTGCACAATATTCAGAAAAAATTCAGACAGAATGCCCCGGAATGGTTACGCCTTATATCGAGGAATGGAATACCAGCGTGTACGCCCAGTATACTGTGCAGGTGGAAAACCGGGATGCCATTCAGAATCTTTTAAAAGAAAACGATATTCCAACGGCTGTCCATTACCCCATTCCATTGCATCTGCAGCCCGTTTTTGCGGGTCAGAAGGTAAGTCTGCCCGTATCCGAAACCCTTGCCAAAAAAGTGATGAGTCTTCCCATGCATCCCCTGCTGGATGAAGACACCATCAAAAAGATTGTGGCTGTTTTAAAAAAAGGGGTATGA
- a CDS encoding Gfo/Idh/MocA family protein has translation MPGFIKGRKIRTAIVGCGRISKNHFGSLEKHKENMELVAVCDTDAAVLENHMQTYGVPGYRSMQAMLEKEELDLVCLCTPSGVHAAQAILAAEHKVHVVTEKPMATRWQDGLSMVEACDRAGVRLFVVKQNRRNATLQLLKNAVLQKRFGKIYSVAINVFWTRPQEYYDSAKWRGTWEFDGGAFMNQASHYIDLFEWLIGPVESVMAYTGTLARDIEVEDSGAAILRWRNGALGTLNVSMLTYPKNLEGSITILGDKGSAKIGGVAVNEVLLWDFEEKLPEDEQIGNASYQTTSVYGFGHPLYYTNVVETLRGNADPETDGREGLKTLELLIAMYLSARDGKKVALPLEY, from the coding sequence ATGCCCGGTTTTATAAAAGGCAGAAAAATCCGCACCGCCATTGTGGGGTGTGGTCGCATATCCAAAAATCATTTTGGTTCTTTGGAAAAGCATAAGGAAAACATGGAGCTGGTTGCTGTCTGTGACACGGATGCGGCTGTTCTTGAAAATCATATGCAAACCTATGGTGTTCCGGGTTACCGCTCCATGCAGGCAATGCTTGAAAAGGAAGAGCTGGATCTTGTCTGTCTCTGCACTCCCAGCGGTGTCCACGCTGCTCAGGCCATACTTGCGGCGGAGCATAAGGTTCATGTGGTTACGGAAAAACCCATGGCCACCCGCTGGCAGGATGGACTTTCCATGGTGGAAGCCTGTGACAGGGCAGGAGTTCGCCTTTTTGTGGTCAAACAAAATCGCCGTAATGCCACTTTACAGCTTTTAAAAAATGCCGTTTTGCAGAAGCGATTTGGAAAAATTTATTCGGTGGCCATTAATGTATTCTGGACCCGGCCTCAAGAGTATTATGACAGTGCTAAATGGCGGGGAACCTGGGAGTTTGACGGCGGTGCTTTTATGAATCAGGCCAGTCATTACATTGATCTCTTTGAATGGCTCATTGGTCCTGTGGAAAGTGTGATGGCTTATACCGGAACCCTTGCCAGAGACATTGAGGTGGAAGACTCCGGAGCCGCTATCCTGCGCTGGCGCAATGGGGCCCTTGGTACCCTGAATGTTTCCATGCTCACCTACCCGAAAAACCTTGAAGGCAGCATTACTATCCTTGGAGATAAGGGGAGTGCCAAAATCGGTGGTGTTGCGGTAAATGAGGTGCTGCTCTGGGATTTTGAGGAAAAGCTCCCTGAGGATGAACAAATCGGCAATGCCAGCTATCAGACCACATCCGTATATGGTTTTGGTCATCCATTATATTATACCAACGTGGTTGAAACCTTACGGGGTAATGCTGATCCGGAAACCGACGGGCGGGAAGGCTTGAAGACTCTGGAGCTGCTTATTGCCATGTATCTTTCCGCAAGGGATGGTAAAAAGGTGGCTTTACCCCTTGAATATTAA
- a CDS encoding nucleotidyltransferase family protein, with product MIDASRVFRYLLFNKSRLQQEYSLTKIGVMGSVAVGRQHGASDLDIIVEFKNNTQNLFELKEKLRREMMGEFHVHVDICREKYIKPAFKNQILAKVKYV from the coding sequence ATGATTGATGCTTCACGGGTTTTTCGTTATTTGCTTTTCAATAAGAGCCGATTGCAACAGGAATATTCATTAACTAAAATTGGTGTTATGGGTTCTGTTGCCGTCGGCAGGCAGCATGGGGCAAGTGATCTGGATATTATTGTTGAGTTTAAAAATAATACACAAAATCTTTTTGAACTCAAGGAAAAGCTACGGCGGGAAATGATGGGCGAGTTTCATGTCCATGTGGATATATGCAGGGAAAAGTATATCAAACCGGCTTTTAAAAATCAGATTTTAGCAAAAGTGAAATATGTGTGA
- a CDS encoding HepT-like ribonuclease domain-containing protein, which yields MSIIESIEKINSYICPFGQCDDFYSDQMAFDAVLMNFVVLGEMTSKLPDKFIAETSEIVE from the coding sequence TTGAGCATTATTGAGTCCATTGAAAAGATTAATTCATACATCTGCCCCTTTGGGCAGTGTGATGATTTTTATTCTGATCAGATGGCTTTTGATGCTGTTTTAATGAATTTTGTTGTTCTTGGTGAAATGACATCAAAACTGCCAGATAAATTTATCGCTGAAACTTCTGAAATTGTTGAATGA
- a CDS encoding HepT-like ribonuclease domain-containing protein, translated as MVVHNYFGVDAEEIWQIIKNNLPELKMELQKIVDSFLK; from the coding sequence ATTGTAGTTCATAATTATTTTGGCGTGGATGCAGAGGAAATCTGGCAGATCATTAAGAATAATCTTCCGGAATTAAAGATGGAGCTGCAAAAGATTGTAGATTCTTTTTTGAAATAG
- a CDS encoding acyltransferase, with product MNYQIHPTAIVDEGAEIGEGSRIWHWVHVCGGAKIGKGVSLGQNVFVGNKAVIGDHCKIQNNISVYDNVTLEEGVFCGPSMVFTNVYNPRALIERKNEYRDTLVKKGATLGANCTIVCGVTIGCFAFIAAGAVVTRNVPDFALMTGVPARQTGWMSAYGERLELPLVGKGETVCPHTGTTYYAQDGICTMQVRDSVTQ from the coding sequence ATGAATTACCAGATCCATCCCACAGCCATTGTGGATGAAGGTGCAGAAATCGGTGAAGGAAGCCGCATCTGGCACTGGGTGCATGTGTGCGGTGGTGCAAAAATTGGCAAGGGCGTTTCTCTGGGCCAGAACGTTTTTGTTGGCAATAAGGCTGTGATCGGGGATCATTGTAAGATACAGAACAATATTTCCGTATATGATAATGTCACTCTGGAAGAAGGCGTTTTTTGTGGCCCCAGCATGGTGTTTACCAATGTGTATAACCCCCGAGCCCTGATTGAACGAAAAAATGAATACCGGGATACACTGGTAAAAAAGGGGGCCACCCTCGGGGCGAACTGTACCATTGTATGTGGTGTTACCATTGGTTGTTTTGCCTTTATTGCCGCCGGTGCGGTGGTAACCAGAAATGTGCCGGACTTTGCTCTTATGACAGGCGTACCTGCAAGACAAACAGGGTGGATGAGTGCTTATGGCGAGCGACTGGAGCTCCCACTGGTGGGAAAAGGGGAAACTGTCTGTCCTCACACCGGTACTACATACTACGCACAGGATGGCATATGTACCATGCAGGTGAGGGATTCGGTTACCCAATAG
- the cysC gene encoding adenylyl-sulfate kinase has translation MHRHSEDGFVCPNTVPYRGRVTCNHREALLRQKGLALWFTGLSGSGKSTIAHAVEDKLYNMGKLTYVFDGDNVRHGLCRDLSFSPEGRAENIRRISEMIKLFLDAGIICLSAFISPLKTDRERARTIIDCGRFFEIYVKCPLEVCEERDVKGLYKLAREGKIKNYTGVSAPYDPPENPDLVLETDKVPVDKCIDIVMEFIQDAMKRI, from the coding sequence ATGCATAGACATAGTGAAGATGGGTTCGTTTGTCCCAATACGGTTCCCTATCGGGGGCGTGTTACATGTAATCATCGAGAAGCTTTGCTTCGGCAAAAAGGGCTTGCACTATGGTTTACAGGGCTGTCAGGTTCTGGCAAATCAACCATAGCCCATGCTGTTGAAGATAAACTCTACAATATGGGAAAGCTTACCTACGTTTTTGACGGTGATAATGTGCGCCACGGACTGTGTCGGGATCTGAGTTTTTCTCCGGAGGGCAGAGCTGAGAATATCCGGCGAATATCAGAAATGATTAAGCTCTTTCTGGATGCAGGAATTATTTGCCTGAGTGCCTTCATATCACCTTTGAAAACAGACCGGGAAAGAGCAAGAACAATTATCGATTGTGGAAGATTTTTTGAAATTTATGTCAAATGTCCGCTGGAAGTCTGTGAAGAAAGAGATGTAAAGGGATTATACAAGCTTGCTCGAGAAGGAAAGATAAAAAATTATACAGGGGTATCGGCGCCCTATGATCCACCGGAAAATCCGGATCTTGTTTTGGAAACGGATAAGGTACCGGTTGATAAATGTATAGATATTGTTATGGAATTCATACAGGATGCAATGAAAAGGATTTGA